The segment GCGCAAGGATGGCTCGGTGCGGATCGAACAAGTGATCTATGTCGAGCGCGAAAGCCAGAAGAAGATCGCCCTCGGCAAATCGGGGGAGACGATCAAGGCGATCTCGACGGCCTCACGCAAGGAGCTGTCCGAAATTCTCGAACAGCCGGTGCATTTGTTCCTCTTCGTCAAGGTGCGGGAGAATTGGGGTGACGATCCGGAACGCTTCCGCGAGATGGGACTTGAATTTCCGCGCTGACGGAACAGTTTCCCGTTGAGCGTCTTACCTCGGACAGATCGCATCAGTCGGTGTGATCAAAGGTACGTGGATGGTCAAGACCACGACGATGCACAAAGAGAAAACGCCGTGCAAACTCTGCCCGCTGCGGCGCTTACCGCATTTTCGCGAATTTAGTCGCGAGGAGCTGGGTTTCGTCGCGGATTTCAAGAAGGGTGAACTTGTCGTCGACCCCGGTGCGACGATCTTCCTGGAGGGTGCCCACAGCGCTCACCTCTTCACGATTCTTTCCGGCTGGGGCTTTCGCTATAAGACGCTTGAAGACGGGCGCCGGCAGATACTCAACTATGTGATGCCCGGCGATCTCATTGGCCTACAAGGCTCGATCATGGGCGAAATGCAGCATTCGACCGAGGCTTTGTCCTCGGTCTTGCTTTGTGTTTTCGAGCGTGCGGAACTGATGACGCTCTATAACAAGCATCCGTCGCTCGCTTTCGATCTCACTTGGATCGCCGCGCGGGAAGAACGCATTCTGGACGAACATCTCTTAAGCATCGGTCGCCGGTCCGCGCTGGAAAGAGCCGCTTATCTGCTTGCCCACCTGCATCAACGGGCAAGTGCCCTACATCTCTTTGACGGCAGCAAGGGCATCCCGATCACGCAGCAGCACATCGCCGACACGCTCGGCCTTTCCATCGTTCATACGAACAAGACTTTGAAAAAACTGTCGGAACGCGGATTGATCCGCTGGCACGAACGCGGTTGCGACGTATTGAATGGTCAGGGGCTTGCCGCTCTCGCCGAATGGGAAGGGTTGGACCCAGGGATGCGGCCGTTCATCTGACATAGCGGCATTGATATGGCTGCCGCGTGTCTTTTTTAAATGTTCAAGGCTGGTGTATCAGCATAGACTACATTTTCGTCACTTTTCGACCAGTTTCACCTTTTACTAACCGCGGCGGCAAATGCGATTGGAGCATGATGACGAGCCCGTAGTCCCGCGGAACAAAAAGTGCGAAGCGGGTTAAGGCAAGGTCATGTCACATGAGATCTAGCCAACACGGATGGGGCAATGCCATCCATTCAACACGGGTCGATGATCGGCGCCGGAGGGATAGATGTGGGAATGTTTACGGGGCTCGGCGCCGCTTGGCGCATGCACGCGGGGATGGCGCTGATATGACGGTTCAGCGCGTTCTTATTTTGGAAGACAATCTGATCATTGCCATGGAGGCGGAAGAAATCCTTCGTCTCATCGGGGTCCAGGAGGTGGAAATCGCCTCGAACCTGGAGCAGGCAGTTAACGCCATTCATACGGAGCGTTATGATTTTGCGATGCTGGACGTCAATCTTGGGGAGTCGATGAGTTTCGGCTTTGCCCGGTTGTTGACAGAGCGCGGCATCGCCTTTGGCTTTGTCAGCGGCTATCCCGATACGCTCGATTTCCCGCCGGACCTGCGACATGTACCGTTGCTCAACAAGCCTTTCGACGAGGCTGCCATGTGGGCATTCGTGGACAGGCTGACATCGGCAGGCAGCCCTTCATCAGACGCATCGTCTGACATGTGACAGCGTCTGCCGTTTGTCCTAAACTCGAATCACGACATTCTGTGGGACGAACCGGCCGATGCAGTGGCAGGATCAGGCGATCATCTTGGGCGTCAAACGCCTCGGCGAGACCAGCGTCATTGCCGAGGTGATGACACGTGATCGTGGCCGGCACATGGGATTGGTGCGCTCCGGCCGGTCGCGTGCCATGCAGCCGGTGCTGCAGGCGGGCAATCTGGTCGAAGTGACGTGGCGGGCGCGGCTGCACGAGCATCTCGGCGAGTTCCGCATGGAGCCGGTGCGGTTGCGCGCGGCGAGGCTGATGGAGACGGCGACCGCCGTCTATGGCGTGCAGGCCATGGGCGCACTGCTGCGCCTGCTGCCTGAGCGCGATCCGCACCCGCATCTCTATGATGCGCTGAATGTCATTCTCGAAAACCTGCAGAACCCCATGGATGCCGGCGAACTTTTCGTCCGATTCGAGCTGGCGGTACTCAATGATCTCGGTTTCGGCCTCGATCTGACCGAGTGCGCGGCGACAGGCGCGCGTGACGATCTCGCCTTCGTTTCGCCAAAGACCGGGCGCGCTGTCTGCCGTGCCGCCGGCTTGCCCTGGGCTGATAAGATGCTTTCGTTGCCGCCCTTTCTTGCCGCGGGTGCCGTTGAAGCGGCGGATGGCGAAAGCCTCGCTGCTGCTTTCCGCCTGACCGGCTTTTTCCTGCATCGCCACGTCTACGAACCGCGCGGCATAGAGATCGCCGCGGCGCGCGACGGTTTCATCCAGGCAGCGTTGAAAGCTCTGAATGCGGCCTCCCCGGAAGCGCCGCGGGAGCGGCCGACCATTGCTGCCAAAAGATAGAGCATGATCCCGAAAGTGGGCAGCGGACAGGATCATGCTTAAGACGTGATTTGGAGCTGAAAGATCGCTCGCTTCAAACAGCCATATTCGATGCTGCCGACATCACCTCCCGAGGAGCGGGAACACCGAACATATGACGGCCGGCCTCTTCGACTTCCGTGAAAGACCAGCGGATGACGCCATCCCGATCGAGCAGGAATTCACCGACAAGCTGGCCTTCTCCGGTGGCGATCATCCGCTTGTCATCCTCGGTGAATTCATAGCCGTCCGCCTTGTCGAGGAATTCCATCGCCGCGATCGGGTTCATGGGCTCGGGTAGCTCGCCCGGCATGTCGATGCGCATCGACATCACCGCATCCATGCTGACCTTGTGCGGCCAGTCATTCTCGGCTTCGGTGAACTGAATATTCGGCAGGCCGAAGGCCCTGTGCGATACTCGCTCCGGGTCGGAGGCGGCCAGCAGATTGGGAAGCGGATGATATCGGAAGTAGAGCCGGGCGCGCTCGATCGGCGTGTTGACAACGGTCAGGCTGCCGATGCCTTTTTCCTGCAATGCATCGGTGAGTTCGGCCATGGCGGCGATCTGCCGGCGGCAGAAGGGACAATGCAGTCCGCGGAACAATCCGACGAACACCGGCCTCTGGCCGCGAAAATCGTCGATGGCGATCTTGCCCTGGCGGGTGATCGCATCCAGCACGACATTCGGTGCGCGATCTCCAGGCTGCAATGGTCTTTCGGCGTGGTTCTCCTGCATCTTTCGTTCCTCCCTTTAAGTGCTTGAATCGATTCCCCTAACGAAGCTCCAACGGATCGTCGCGACGAGGACAGTCAGTCGAGAAACGGCAATACGACGAGTGTGCCGGGATCAAGGTTGTGACGGGTGCACACATCCTGCGCCAGCGTGAAATACCGTTCCGCCTCGTCCATGTCGTCATGCTCAAGGCTCAGTGTCGCCAAGCCATCATAGCATGGAAATAGCAGTTGCGGTTCGTCGATTTCCTTCGCAACCTCAAGGGCTTCCTCGTAATACTTACGAGCTAGCTTCGGCTGTCCGTGGCACTGATGGATCTGCCCGAGGACAATCAAGGGGACGGAGAGGTGGTCGCGCTGATCGAGCGCCCGGTCGATTTCCACCGCTTTCTCCGCTGCCGGCACGCCCTCGACAGCGCAGCGGTCGGTAAAGGTGCAGCAGGAAACGGCGAGGTTGGCGAGAAGGCGCGCCTGGAAGCCGAGATCGCCGATGCGGGTTGCGACCTCAAGCCCGCGCCGGCAGATATTGATGGCGTTGGCCGGATCGACAATGGTGTAGAGCACGCCGAGATTGGAATAGGCGCGACAGGCGGCACTTTGCAGATCGGCCTTTTCGGCTACGGACAAGCTGCGCTCCACTTCCTGCACGGCATCGCGACGGCGGCCGAGGCGCGCAAGTGCTGCGCCCTTGGTGTTCAGCGCCTCTGCCATCGCGCGCGCCGCCTCTCGTCCGGCCTCGGTCGTGCCGTCGATGGGGAGCGTTTGCAGGCGTTGCAGGGCTTGAGTTGCCCATTCGGCGGCAGCGGCCTGATCGCCCATGCGGAAGGCCAGATGGCCGCGCTCCTGGAGGAGATGCGCGTGTTCGACCGGCGCATCGATCGTCGCGATCATGGCTTCCGCCTCGGCGCAATGCGCCTCTGCCTGATCGCGGCGTCCCGCCTCGAGATAGAGTCGGCCGATTTTGCACAATATCCGCGCTGCCGCGATCCGATCGTCTCCGCTGCGATGGATCGCCAGCGCTTGCTGATAATGGGTCAAGGCGGCGTCGCGGCGACCCGCAGGGCCGCAAAGATCGGCAAGACGCTCCAGGAGCGCCAATTGCTCCGGCGCCACCTCCGGTTCGTTTGCGAAGGTGGCAAGCGCCTGGCGGTAAAGGCGCATCGCGTCGTCATTGGCGTAGGTCTTGCGCGCGAGATCGCCGGCTGCCATCAGATAGCCGGCCCCCTTCGCCTTCTCGGTGGTTAGGCTGAAGTGATGGCCGAGCTGCGCCAGACGCTCGGGCCGGTCGGGCGCTGCGCCATATTGGCGTTCCAGAACTCCGCCGATGCGGCGATGAAGTTCCGTGCGCCGCTGCAGCAGGAGATTATGGTAGATGACGTCGTGCAGCAGCGACTGGCTGAAGCGATAGGTGGGAGAAGCACCGGCCTCGGGTCCGCGCAATTCCTCGATAATATTGGCATCGCAGAGATAATCCAACCCCGCATCGATGGCCGCCGGGTCGGTGGCGACGGTGCGGAGCAAAGCGGTGTCGAACTTCGGGCCGACCACCGCCGCCTCCTGCACCAACCGTCTGATCTCCTGCGGCAGACGATCGACGCGGGCGAGCAAAAGGGCCTGAAGATTGACCGGGATATCGACATCCGTGTCTTCCGCTGAAACCTGCCAGCGCTGACCGTCATTGTGCAGTCTGCCCATGTCGATCAATCCCCGAAGGATCTCTTCGATGAAGAGCGGATTGCCGCCGGCGCGATCGAGGATGCGCTTGCGCATGGCGACTGGCAGCTTGGCATGACTTTCGCCGAAGAAGGCTACGAGCAGCTTCTGCCCGTCGGCTGAATTGAGCGGGCCCAGACGTTGCACGGTGACACTGACGCGATTGGAGTCCAGCGGGTCGATCTGCGATGTCGGCCTATAGATGGCAAGCAGTATGAGCCGGCTTCGTTCCAGCCGATCCATCATGAAGCGAAGCACTTCCAGCGAGGCGGCATCGGCCCAATGCAGATCCTCGATGACAAGCAGCAGGGGACCTTGCGCCAGCCGCCGCTCGAAGACGGTCCGGACTGCATAGAAGATCTGCCGCCGCAATTGCTCCGGCTCGATGTGACGCAACGCCCCATTGGGGTCACCGAGGCCGAGGACATGCAGAAAGAGCGGCAAAAGTGCGTCGACATCCTCCTGCATGAGACCGAGTGCCCGGAATCCCGTCGTCAGCAATTGCCGCGTCCTGTCGAGATCGTCCCGCTCGCCGATGCCATAGGCACTGCGCACGACCGCGGCAAGCGTGCCATAGGATTGTTCGCCGAGAGGAGAGCAAGTCGCCTTGCGGATGGCGAGGCCCTGGTAGCGGGCTGCGTTGCCGGCGATGCCGATGAATTCGTTGACCAGGCGAGACTTGCCGATACCCGCTTCGCCGATGAGGCGGACAAGCTGTGCCGCACCGCCGCAGGCGAGGTCGAGGCAGGTCAGCAGCCGCGACAGCTCCGTATCTCTTCCGATCATCGGTGCCTGAAGGCCGAAACTTTCGAGCCCGCGCGCCGTATGCGGCGCTTCCAGCGGTCCCGTCAGCCGATGGACAAGCACATTGCCGCTTTTGCCGCGCAGGGTTTGCGCGCCGAGGCTATCGAAGGCGAAGGCATGGCGGGTAAGCCGATAGGTGAGCGGCCCGACGAGGATATCGTTTTCGCCCGCCATGGATTGCAGGCGCTGGGCGGTATTCACCGTGTCGCCGGTGACGGAATAGGACTTGGTGCTGACGGCGCCGAAGCCGCCGGTGACGACAGGGCCGCTGTTGATGCCGATATGCAGGCGCAGCGGCACGCCGGCGCGCGTCTGCCAGCGCTCGCCCACCTGCGTCGCCCGATCGATCATGTTGAGTGCGGCATTGAGCGCCCTAACCGGATCGTCCTCATGAGCAACCGGCGCGCCGAACAGCGCCAGCAGCGCATCGCCGACAAACTTGTCGACGAAGCCGCCATAGGCCTCGACCGCCTGCGTCATCTCTTCGAACAATTCGTTCTGCAGTACCCGCATGACCTCGGGGTCGATCTGCTCGCTGAGGGTCGTGAAGCCGCAGAGATCCGCAAAAAGCACCGTGACCGGCCGCCGGTCGGCATTATCCTCGGATTTTGTCGGTGCCGCCTCGATGATCGGCTTGGCAACGGGTTGGGCTTTGTCGGAAATCGCGGCGCCGCATTTGGGGCAGAAGGCAAAATCAGGCTGGCAGGGAAAGCCGCAAGCAGAGCAGGAGATAGGTTGCTTTGCGCCGCATCGCGGACAGAAAGCAAAGCCGCTCTGAATATCGAAACCGCAGCCCGCGCACTCCATCGCACGCACCTCGCTAGAGCCCGGTGCGCCACGGCTGCTTCAGCCGCAACTGACGGGTTCAAA is part of the Rhizobium sp. CB3090 genome and harbors:
- a CDS encoding peroxiredoxin-like family protein gives rise to the protein MQENHAERPLQPGDRAPNVVLDAITRQGKIAIDDFRGQRPVFVGLFRGLHCPFCRRQIAAMAELTDALQEKGIGSLTVVNTPIERARLYFRYHPLPNLLAASDPERVSHRAFGLPNIQFTEAENDWPHKVSMDAVMSMRIDMPGELPEPMNPIAAMEFLDKADGYEFTEDDKRMIATGEGQLVGEFLLDRDGVIRWSFTEVEEAGRHMFGVPAPREVMSAASNMAV
- a CDS encoding response regulator, encoding MTVQRVLILEDNLIIAMEAEEILRLIGVQEVEIASNLEQAVNAIHTERYDFAMLDVNLGESMSFGFARLLTERGIAFGFVSGYPDTLDFPPDLRHVPLLNKPFDEAAMWAFVDRLTSAGSPSSDASSDM
- a CDS encoding adenylate/guanylate cyclase domain-containing protein — protein: MECAGCGFDIQSGFAFCPRCGAKQPISCSACGFPCQPDFAFCPKCGAAISDKAQPVAKPIIEAAPTKSEDNADRRPVTVLFADLCGFTTLSEQIDPEVMRVLQNELFEEMTQAVEAYGGFVDKFVGDALLALFGAPVAHEDDPVRALNAALNMIDRATQVGERWQTRAGVPLRLHIGINSGPVVTGGFGAVSTKSYSVTGDTVNTAQRLQSMAGENDILVGPLTYRLTRHAFAFDSLGAQTLRGKSGNVLVHRLTGPLEAPHTARGLESFGLQAPMIGRDTELSRLLTCLDLACGGAAQLVRLIGEAGIGKSRLVNEFIGIAGNAARYQGLAIRKATCSPLGEQSYGTLAAVVRSAYGIGERDDLDRTRQLLTTGFRALGLMQEDVDALLPLFLHVLGLGDPNGALRHIEPEQLRRQIFYAVRTVFERRLAQGPLLLVIEDLHWADAASLEVLRFMMDRLERSRLILLAIYRPTSQIDPLDSNRVSVTVQRLGPLNSADGQKLLVAFFGESHAKLPVAMRKRILDRAGGNPLFIEEILRGLIDMGRLHNDGQRWQVSAEDTDVDIPVNLQALLLARVDRLPQEIRRLVQEAAVVGPKFDTALLRTVATDPAAIDAGLDYLCDANIIEELRGPEAGASPTYRFSQSLLHDVIYHNLLLQRRTELHRRIGGVLERQYGAAPDRPERLAQLGHHFSLTTEKAKGAGYLMAAGDLARKTYANDDAMRLYRQALATFANEPEVAPEQLALLERLADLCGPAGRRDAALTHYQQALAIHRSGDDRIAAARILCKIGRLYLEAGRRDQAEAHCAEAEAMIATIDAPVEHAHLLQERGHLAFRMGDQAAAAEWATQALQRLQTLPIDGTTEAGREAARAMAEALNTKGAALARLGRRRDAVQEVERSLSVAEKADLQSAACRAYSNLGVLYTIVDPANAINICRRGLEVATRIGDLGFQARLLANLAVSCCTFTDRCAVEGVPAAEKAVEIDRALDQRDHLSVPLIVLGQIHQCHGQPKLARKYYEEALEVAKEIDEPQLLFPCYDGLATLSLEHDDMDEAERYFTLAQDVCTRHNLDPGTLVVLPFLD
- a CDS encoding Crp/Fnr family transcriptional regulator, translating into MVKTTTMHKEKTPCKLCPLRRLPHFREFSREELGFVADFKKGELVVDPGATIFLEGAHSAHLFTILSGWGFRYKTLEDGRRQILNYVMPGDLIGLQGSIMGEMQHSTEALSSVLLCVFERAELMTLYNKHPSLAFDLTWIAAREERILDEHLLSIGRRSALERAAYLLAHLHQRASALHLFDGSKGIPITQQHIADTLGLSIVHTNKTLKKLSERGLIRWHERGCDVLNGQGLAALAEWEGLDPGMRPFI
- the recO gene encoding DNA repair protein RecO; protein product: MQWQDQAIILGVKRLGETSVIAEVMTRDRGRHMGLVRSGRSRAMQPVLQAGNLVEVTWRARLHEHLGEFRMEPVRLRAARLMETATAVYGVQAMGALLRLLPERDPHPHLYDALNVILENLQNPMDAGELFVRFELAVLNDLGFGLDLTECAATGARDDLAFVSPKTGRAVCRAAGLPWADKMLSLPPFLAAGAVEAADGESLAAAFRLTGFFLHRHVYEPRGIEIAAARDGFIQAALKALNAASPEAPRERPTIAAKR